From a region of the Butyrivibrio sp. AE3004 genome:
- a CDS encoding CD3324 family protein: MKYENAKNILPEKLLEEVQKYAEGKVIYIPKKESAKGWGEASGYRKRLNKRNSIICNRYSAGHSIMEIAEEFYLSPETIKKLVYGKKVNLPMFSPTITSAEKYASQGLGEEWVRTFLSILDKEIPDYSEYFMSDLIRIPLRLINYKNVEKMEYNAEDFSNLPLIVIYKNHAFSVPYQQEYLQFLKQEKRNSHYAFVFACNEEYGYFWNNFGKNFRR; encoded by the coding sequence ATGAAATACGAAAATGCAAAAAATATCTTGCCTGAAAAATTATTAGAGGAAGTGCAAAAATATGCTGAAGGAAAAGTAATTTATATCCCAAAGAAAGAATCTGCAAAGGGATGGGGAGAAGCATCCGGTTATCGAAAAAGACTGAACAAGCGTAATTCGATAATCTGTAATAGATATTCTGCAGGTCATTCTATAATGGAAATAGCCGAAGAATTCTACCTTTCACCGGAAACCATAAAAAAACTGGTTTATGGTAAAAAAGTGAATTTACCTATGTTTTCACCAACTATTACTTCTGCAGAAAAATATGCATCACAGGGACTTGGAGAAGAGTGGGTACGCACATTTTTAAGTATTTTAGATAAAGAGATTCCGGATTATTCAGAGTATTTCATGTCAGATTTGATCAGAATCCCTTTAAGACTTATCAACTATAAAAATGTCGAAAAGATGGAATATAATGCTGAGGATTTTTCAAATCTTCCGTTGATAGTTATCTATAAAAACCACGCCTTTTCGGTTCCATATCAGCAGGAATATCTACAATTCCTGAAACAGGAAAAAAGAAATTCTCATTATGCCTTTGTCTTTGCATGCAATGAAGAGTATGGATATTTTTGGAATAATTTTGGAAAAAACTTCAGGAGATAA
- a CDS encoding CapA family protein codes for MSLFRKWLLLILVAVIFSLILFRQNISAKVSVQDEIPNWIEWNEQTIETENETILSINSKRLIVKNEMTGLYWQSDKEFFVQDVLSTNLDSDADEEIIVLLWKRGKYGKHRPFWITDADNSYSQHIFIYDIENDRVSQKWCTSELGRVIKRMKVMEKNNAIILFEDTDGNNTLWCWQGFGLKNIDNSVKIIAFGDNIIHKSIYEYAFNFKNGNFDFLYEPYKEEIAKADISAIQAETILVDKKEAVSGYPSFGSPIEVGDSIAKAGFDIVSCANNHCLDKGITGINTSTDFYEENGLICVGIQNSRDTQYKPYKIIKRNGISFAVFSYTYGTNTINAVNKYPYVVHYLPNSNTEESEFVKEIKEAGMEADFIIVFVHWGEEYSDKISNEQERITKLFKEANVDVVIGTHPHVIQDVKMIKRADNKNMLVYYSLGNFVSGKMKNKRANIGGEAVFTVEYTYEGVKIKDYEMKILHF; via the coding sequence ATGAGTTTATTCAGAAAATGGCTGCTGCTTATTTTGGTGGCAGTCATTTTTTCTTTAATACTATTTAGACAGAATATATCGGCAAAAGTATCTGTGCAGGATGAAATTCCTAATTGGATTGAGTGGAATGAACAAACAATAGAAACTGAAAATGAGACTATTTTAAGTATTAATTCTAAAAGGCTAATAGTAAAAAATGAAATGACAGGTCTATATTGGCAGTCGGATAAAGAATTTTTTGTACAGGATGTACTTTCTACCAATCTGGATAGTGATGCGGATGAAGAAATAATAGTTCTATTGTGGAAAAGAGGTAAATATGGAAAACACAGGCCTTTTTGGATAACAGATGCGGATAATAGTTACTCACAGCATATTTTTATATATGATATTGAAAATGACAGGGTATCCCAGAAGTGGTGTACATCTGAATTGGGAAGAGTAATAAAAAGAATGAAAGTAATGGAAAAAAACAATGCCATCATACTTTTTGAAGATACAGATGGCAATAATACCCTTTGGTGCTGGCAGGGATTTGGACTTAAAAATATTGATAACAGCGTAAAAATTATTGCTTTTGGTGACAATATAATTCACAAATCTATATATGAATATGCCTTTAATTTCAAAAATGGAAATTTTGATTTTTTATATGAACCATATAAGGAAGAAATAGCAAAAGCAGATATTTCTGCTATACAGGCGGAGACAATACTTGTTGACAAAAAAGAAGCTGTTTCGGGATATCCATCTTTCGGATCACCAATTGAAGTAGGAGATTCAATAGCAAAAGCAGGATTTGATATAGTATCCTGTGCTAATAATCATTGCCTTGATAAGGGTATTACAGGGATAAATACCTCAACAGATTTTTATGAAGAAAATGGACTTATATGTGTAGGAATACAAAACAGTCGGGATACACAATACAAGCCTTATAAAATAATAAAAAGAAACGGAATCAGTTTTGCTGTTTTTTCTTATACCTATGGAACAAATACCATAAATGCTGTAAATAAATACCCTTATGTTGTTCATTATCTTCCAAACAGTAATACAGAAGAATCTGAATTTGTAAAAGAAATAAAAGAAGCAGGTATGGAAGCGGATTTTATAATTGTGTTTGTACATTGGGGAGAAGAATACTCTGATAAAATTAGTAATGAACAGGAAAGAATAACAAAACTATTTAAAGAAGCGAATGTAGATGTAGTGATAGGAACACATCCGCATGTTATCCAGGATGTAAAGATGATAAAAAGAGCGGATAATAAAAATATGCTTGTCTATTATTCTCTTGGAAATTTTGTTTCAGGAAAAATGAAAAATAAAAGGGCAAATATAGGTGGAGAAGCTGTTTTTACAGTAGAATATACATATGAGGGTGTGAAGATAAAGGATTATGAAATGAAAATCTTGCATTTTTGA
- a CDS encoding DUF3881 family protein produces MHNYLRAIGFENFKSREDIQQLIAMTVQQADSRSYVTKDGEKLIGEFCKDFADGIGICVCGEFNEQDKFLYDYYYPYIRGTRITTEEDITVSRHSSKESYAGVCDDLRVGVTIIFYLQNMIPYIKIQNENRFPIKGTTLTLSALSLKGTVMMPIAKTESDKSFAKKRTREREMLMHKARKGDESAMESLSIDDMDTYSAISKQIKTTDIYTLVDNYFMPFGVECDQYSIMGEIIECHEEKNSLTGQTLEIMTINCNELIFDVCINKKDLLGEPMPGRRFKGNIWMQGIVNYPDM; encoded by the coding sequence ATACAGCAGCTTATAGCTATGACAGTTCAACAAGCTGATTCCAGATCATATGTAACTAAGGATGGAGAAAAGCTTATCGGAGAATTTTGCAAGGATTTTGCCGATGGGATAGGAATTTGTGTTTGTGGAGAGTTCAATGAACAAGACAAATTTCTATATGATTATTATTATCCATATATCAGGGGAACAAGAATCACAACAGAAGAAGATATTACTGTTTCGAGGCATTCATCAAAAGAATCTTATGCAGGTGTATGTGACGATCTAAGAGTAGGAGTTACAATTATTTTTTATCTTCAAAACATGATACCCTATATAAAGATTCAAAATGAAAACAGATTTCCTATAAAAGGGACAACACTAACATTATCAGCACTATCACTTAAAGGCACAGTTATGATGCCAATTGCCAAAACAGAAAGTGATAAAAGCTTTGCAAAAAAAAGAACAAGAGAAAGAGAAATGCTTATGCATAAAGCCAGAAAAGGTGATGAGTCTGCGATGGAATCTCTTTCTATTGATGACATGGATACTTATAGTGCTATATCTAAGCAGATTAAGACAACAGATATTTACACTTTGGTTGATAATTATTTTATGCCATTTGGAGTTGAGTGCGACCAATATTCAATTATGGGAGAAATAATTGAATGCCATGAGGAAAAAAATTCACTTACAGGACAGACATTAGAAATAATGACAATAAATTGTAATGAATTGATTTTTGATGTATGTATAAATAAAAAAGATTTACTTGGTGAACCAATGCCCGGAAGAAGATTCAAGGGAAATATATGGATGCAAGGAATTGTTAATTATCCGGATATGTGA
- a CDS encoding DUF3160 domain-containing protein has product MKKKIISMILLSTIVFSGCSSTNANNISTSEGTELKTEKSQEQSEKNADAEADENASNDADDNDTVQEKEESTTSDAKENDEQSEEQAEKTDESLTNSTFLGSEEEIYYDANLKPSIPAYKVNDDFSNVEYDKMFDYKFNPEYTSEYNDPAKLKEMLIKNSFAIVDDNYSEFFDIYESNRYSYFPNFVTVDSLMHTYHIYFAYLMKKTESDYLSEKLQTLSLEMLEKSKKQYDELKGTEYETAALNNLMFFYVGNLLLDDKTEKPIDDKNFDQIVNTEYSKIISAKGIDKCLLTDLNEDYSQYKPRGYYEGDEKMEKYFRTMMWYGRIPFEFEDEDATRSAMLITMAISDNPDDWMSIYNITSFFAGTSDDPGYTILSSILKDSFGKEPQISDLAGNDDAFKKVSEKVKSLDPPKINSIPVMETEENLIPSFRFMGQRFTIDAAIMQRLIYRSVEENSEGEKRYLPDALDVAAVLGSDTAYTIMKDEGATDYKKYEDNLTTMKSYFGGNEPELWNVSLYSGWLNTLRPLLEKKTEGYPSYMLSEEWSRKDLETFVGSYTELKHDTILYAKQVLAEMGSGEDEETPDDRGYVDPEPVVYSRFAFLSKKTKEGLESFGMIDENGKKDLDLLSEMSLKLLEISEKELKNEKLSDDDYEFIRTYGGNLEHFWIEANKENVDEELIYSYQAPCPVVADIATDPNGQVLEVGTGNASTVYVVFPIDGKLHIGSGSVYDFYQFTVPISDRMTDSEWREALENGHFDDDWNWIENTEKPKKPDWTMEYRVK; this is encoded by the coding sequence ATGAAGAAAAAAATTATTTCAATGATTCTTTTATCTACAATAGTTTTTTCGGGATGTTCATCCACAAATGCCAATAATATTAGTACTTCAGAAGGTACGGAATTAAAAACAGAAAAAAGTCAGGAACAATCGGAAAAAAATGCTGACGCTGAAGCAGACGAAAATGCTTCTAATGATGCTGATGATAATGATACAGTACAGGAAAAGGAAGAAAGTACAACTTCAGATGCCAAAGAGAATGATGAGCAGAGTGAGGAGCAAGCTGAAAAGACGGATGAATCACTGACAAATTCAACTTTTCTTGGAAGTGAGGAAGAGATTTATTATGATGCAAATCTTAAGCCTTCGATTCCTGCATACAAAGTAAATGATGATTTTTCAAATGTTGAATATGATAAGATGTTTGATTATAAATTCAATCCTGAATATACCAGTGAATATAATGATCCGGCTAAGCTTAAGGAAATGCTTATTAAGAATTCATTTGCAATAGTAGATGATAATTACAGTGAATTTTTTGATATTTATGAGAGTAACAGATATAGTTATTTTCCTAATTTTGTAACTGTTGATTCTCTTATGCATACATATCATATCTATTTTGCATATCTGATGAAAAAGACCGAATCTGACTATCTGTCAGAAAAATTACAGACTTTAAGCCTGGAGATGCTTGAAAAATCGAAGAAACAATATGATGAATTAAAAGGAACTGAATATGAAACAGCTGCTTTGAATAACCTTATGTTCTTCTATGTTGGAAATTTGTTACTAGATGACAAAACTGAGAAACCGATAGATGATAAAAATTTTGACCAAATTGTTAATACGGAATATAGCAAGATAATTTCAGCTAAAGGAATAGATAAGTGTCTTCTTACAGATTTAAACGAAGATTACAGTCAATATAAACCAAGAGGTTATTATGAAGGCGACGAAAAAATGGAAAAATATTTCCGTACCATGATGTGGTATGGGAGAATTCCATTTGAATTTGAGGATGAAGATGCCACAAGAAGTGCTATGCTTATAACCATGGCAATTTCAGATAATCCTGATGATTGGATGAGTATTTATAATATTACAAGTTTCTTTGCAGGAACATCAGATGATCCGGGATATACAATACTTTCTTCCATATTGAAAGACAGTTTCGGAAAAGAACCTCAAATTAGCGATTTAGCAGGAAATGATGATGCATTTAAAAAAGTATCAGAAAAGGTGAAGAGCCTTGATCCTCCAAAGATTAATTCTATTCCTGTAATGGAAACCGAGGAAAATCTAATACCGTCATTTAGATTTATGGGACAGAGATTTACAATAGATGCTGCGATCATGCAGCGTCTGATATACAGATCTGTAGAAGAAAATTCTGAAGGTGAAAAAAGATATCTTCCGGATGCACTTGATGTAGCTGCAGTATTGGGATCTGACACAGCTTATACAATTATGAAGGATGAGGGAGCGACAGACTATAAAAAGTATGAAGATAATTTAACCACAATGAAATCTTATTTTGGCGGTAATGAACCGGAATTATGGAATGTTAGTCTGTATTCAGGATGGTTAAATACGCTTAGACCGTTATTGGAAAAAAAGACCGAGGGTTATCCTTCTTATATGCTTTCTGAGGAATGGTCCAGGAAAGATCTGGAAACGTTTGTCGGCTCATATACTGAACTTAAGCATGATACTATTTTATATGCTAAGCAGGTACTAGCTGAAATGGGATCAGGGGAAGATGAAGAGACCCCGGATGATAGAGGCTATGTAGACCCTGAACCGGTTGTATACAGCAGGTTTGCATTTTTATCAAAAAAGACAAAGGAAGGTTTGGAATCCTTTGGAATGATAGATGAGAATGGTAAAAAAGATCTTGATTTATTATCGGAAATGTCATTAAAGCTTCTTGAAATTTCCGAGAAAGAATTGAAAAATGAAAAATTGAGTGATGATGATTATGAGTTTATAAGAACTTATGGAGGAAACCTGGAGCATTTTTGGATTGAAGCAAATAAGGAAAATGTTGACGAAGAACTTATATACAGCTACCAGGCTCCGTGTCCTGTTGTTGCTGATATAGCAACTGATCCAAATGGTCAGGTACTTGAAGTAGGAACAGGAAATGCTTCTACTGTTTATGTTGTATTTCCTATAGATGGAAAACTACATATAGGAAGCGGTAGTGTATATGACTTCTATCAGTTTACTGTACCGATTTCCGATAGAATGACAGACTCAGAATGGAGAGAAGCACTTGAAAATGGTCATTTTGATGACGACTGGAACTGGATTGAAAATACCGAAAAGCCCAAAAAACCTGATTGGACAATGGAATACAGAGTAAAGTGA
- a CDS encoding NHL domain-containing protein, with protein sequence MYKKNKSKVKWIILILVLLVTIFSVSMIIWGLYKEKTSEKNQEEQGTENEEELYEIDQSGALNAFNAETDEKDNINFALDALPDTVEPCGMSVIEDGLYITDSFSKCIWKVTDKTAEVYAGADSSRDIYDKPQGGYNDADASEALFKLPWGIAPFIGGIAVSDTDNNAIRIISDGHVDTLNSSDSNFSYNYPTGICTDESGNLYISDTHGNEIIIVFSDGSVNSFIDELESPMGLCWNDGYLYIAETGNNRIIRISTLDVSAPKSKNDIEVVAGNGEEGSNDADTLNSSFASPKGVAVAKDGTVYVADTINGCVRMVRNGEVITMAVLDKTNPDSELISPIGICIQGSKLYVGDNFGRKIFVVDR encoded by the coding sequence ATGTATAAAAAGAATAAATCAAAAGTAAAATGGATAATACTTATTCTTGTTCTATTGGTAACAATATTTTCGGTTTCAATGATAATATGGGGATTATACAAAGAAAAAACTTCTGAAAAAAATCAGGAAGAACAAGGCACTGAAAATGAAGAGGAATTGTATGAAATTGATCAGTCAGGAGCTTTGAATGCATTTAATGCTGAGACTGATGAAAAGGATAATATTAATTTTGCATTGGATGCTCTTCCTGATACAGTTGAACCTTGTGGAATGAGTGTAATAGAAGATGGTTTATATATTACTGATTCTTTTTCAAAATGTATTTGGAAAGTTACGGACAAAACAGCAGAAGTCTATGCAGGTGCTGACAGTTCAAGAGATATATACGATAAACCACAGGGTGGATACAATGATGCAGATGCAAGCGAGGCGCTTTTTAAATTACCATGGGGAATAGCACCTTTCATAGGAGGAATTGCTGTTTCTGACACCGATAATAATGCAATCAGGATAATAAGTGATGGACATGTGGATACGCTCAATTCTTCAGACAGCAATTTTTCTTACAATTATCCTACGGGAATATGTACTGATGAATCGGGAAATCTGTATATTTCAGATACTCATGGAAATGAGATAATAATTGTTTTTTCAGACGGATCTGTTAATTCTTTTATTGATGAATTGGAAAGTCCCATGGGGCTTTGTTGGAATGATGGATATTTGTATATAGCAGAAACCGGTAATAACAGAATAATACGAATCAGTACTTTGGATGTAAGCGCTCCAAAATCAAAAAATGATATTGAGGTAGTTGCCGGAAACGGGGAAGAAGGATCAAATGACGCTGATACATTGAATTCAAGTTTTGCTTCACCAAAGGGTGTCGCTGTAGCTAAAGACGGAACAGTATATGTGGCAGATACTATAAATGGATGTGTAAGAATGGTAAGAAATGGAGAAGTTATTACCATGGCTGTTCTTGATAAAACAAATCCGGATTCGGAACTTATTTCACCTATAGGCATATGTATTCAGGGTAGTAAATTGTACGTGGGTGATAATTTTGGAAGAAAAATATTTGTTGTAGACAGATAA